A window of the Schistocerca nitens isolate TAMUIC-IGC-003100 chromosome 5, iqSchNite1.1, whole genome shotgun sequence genome harbors these coding sequences:
- the LOC126260256 gene encoding protein lines, with product MQQYICREDIHHHRFATLQEFKVNFMVLKRTSLVPSVPTMGEPVKKKQRVDEITDINLQSDGDTTVEEELAAIQQHILNQCLCPVSETCLWKPFQGVKLVSEEQGDYRIPVLSEWSRDRILLFVSILQLLCEVAIKQNSKGTLCSRIGEICDVLVRNEYGLIEQLIEFSSHPDPFVCFAASRALSAFLIVSKSHVNPSWLESLTENILITTLPQKISFSLEVIKHVVEWKDIDNHPLEDNSEDRPPTGCVVTSLSDPESLDTSQVKCLCIKALESKWPAVVRKFDGLIASYSNEHESSIITFLGLWEAIISVKANLSVVDTKPFYAHLDSFVGLLNSAVPAGIWKHLLALFNEVLCYGSTLALQDILAEEPCALAHLVVRSVKDWHLLDTLPYRGGSGRFGGGAGDGDRPLLQKMVLLVLKSVAVTVKETRCDSSSDSSLGSEADDVDADMAVIERSIREVLRQLDNCVKTLLPFHPETPLAQWVVQLFTDQDDALIEGMVCCLDVAVGLFYRSSTQVDLGRTLSPGTTFVQFLRAVSHDPDVLLDLLVSNETCFLLYLLRLLKFIRRNWEDFVACCGRELDDTMSVLIRLRLAIDRLVSKALFPYNINPVLRLLEKCEQMYEVNDS from the coding sequence ATGCAACAATATATTTGTCGTGAGGATATACATCAccatagatttgccacactacagGAATTTAAAGTGAATTTCATGGTCCTTAAAAGGACATCTTTAGTACCTTCGGTACCAACAATGGGTGAGCCTGTGAAGAAAAAGCAAAGAGTTGATGAAATAACTGACATAAATTTGCAGAGTGACGGTGATACGACTGTGGAGGAGGAATTGGCTGCGATACAGCAGCACATTCTGAATCAGTGTTTGTGCCCTGTGTCAGAAACATGTCTGTGGAAACCTTTTCAAGGCGTGAAACTTGTGTCTGAAGAACAAGGAGATTACCGCATACCAGTGTTGTCGGAATGGAGCCGTGATAGAATCCTGTTATTTGTTAGCATATTGCAGCTTTTATGTGAAGTTGCTATTAAACAAAATTCGAAAGGAACTCTGTGTAGTCGAATTGGTGAAATATGTGACGTTCTAGTTAGGAATGAATACGGTTTGATTGAGCAGCTCATAGAGTTTTCTTCGCACCCAGATCCCTTTGTATGCTTCGCTGCTAGCAGAGCTTTGTCAGCCTTTTTAATAGTGTCTAAATCTCACGTTAATCCTTCCTGGTTAGAAAGCCTTACAGAAAACATTCTCATTACAACATTgccacaaaaaatttctttttctttagaaGTAATTAAACATGTTGTAGAATGGAAAGATATTGATAATCATCCATTAGAGGACAACAGTGAGGACAGGCCACCAACTGGTTGTGTTGTGACAAGTTTATCTGATCCAGAAAGCTTGGACACTAGCCAAGTAAAATGCTTGTGCATAAAAGCACTAGAATCTAAGTGGCCAGCAGTAGTCAGAAAATTTGATGGATTGATAGCATCATACTCTAATGAACATGAATCATCTATCATAACATTCCTTGGTTTGTGGGAAGCAATCATTTCAGTTAAAGCAAATCTATCTGTAGTTGATACAAAACCTTTTTATGCCCACTTGGATAGCTTTGTAGGACTGCTCAATTCAGCTGTTCCTGCTGGCATTTGGAAACATTTGTTAGCGTTGTTCAATGAAGTTCTTTGTTATGGCAGTACACTTGCATTGCAGGATATATTGGCTGAAGAACCTTGTGCACTGGCTCATTTGGTGGTGCGAAGTGTGAAAGACTGGCATTTGTTGGATACTCTTCCATATCGCGGTGGTAGTGGAAGGTTTGGTGGTGGTGCAGGTGATGGTGATCGTCCATTACTGCAAAAAATGGTTTTGCTGGTGCTGAAGAGTGTTGCTGTGACTGTGAAAGAAACAAGATGTGATAGCTCGAGTGACAGTTCCCTTGGTTCAGAGGCAGATGATGTGGATGCTGACATGGCTGTCATTGAACGAAGTATTAGAGAAGTGCTCCGTCAATTGGACAACTGTGTGaagacactgcttccctttcaccctGAAACACCTCTTGCCCAGTGGGTTGTTCAGTTGTTTACAGACCAGGATGATGCCTTAATTGAAGGAATGGTATgttgtttggatgtagctgtaggtTTATTTTACCGAAGCAGTACTCAGGTTGACTTAGGACGTACATTGAGTCCAGGAACAACTTTTGTACAGTTTCTTAGAGCTGTCTCTCATGATCCAGATGTGCTACTGGATCTCCTTGTCTCAAATGAGACTTGCTTTTTGCTGTACCTGTTACGCTTGTTGAAGTTCATACGTCGAAATTGGGAGGACTTTGTTGCTTGTTGTGGTAGAGAACTGGATGACACGATGTCTGTTCTAATAAGATTACGCCTTGCGATTGACAGGCTTGTGTCCAAAGCCCTGTTCCCGTATAATATTAATCCTGTGCTGAGGCTGTTAGAGAAGTGTGAACAGATGTATGAAGTTAATGACAGCTAG